One Campylobacter concisus DNA segment encodes these proteins:
- the leuS gene encoding leucine--tRNA ligase, with product MAEKRKYEPLKIEKKWQEIWDKNEEFEPKDDLSLPKKYILSMFPYPSGRIHMGHVRNYSIGDALARSYRKSGYNVLHPIGFDSFGMPAENAAIKHKIHPKIWTYENIDYMKKELASLGFSFSKKRILATSDPLYTKWEQSFFIKMFEKGLVYRKNAIVNWCEYDQTVLANEQVEDGKCWRCGNDVVQKELPGYYFNITKYASELLDDLKLLEGKWPNQVITMQENWIGRSYGLEFKFSLDEASKETLGAKFDGFEVFTTRPDTIYGVSYTALAPEHPIVKALLESDKFDESKKAKIKAILNQSPRERQASDKDGEFLGIYVVHPLTNEKIPVWVANFILADYGSGAIMAVPAHDQRDFEFASKFNLPIKLVVKPLEGESDGSKAYSEYGISINSELINGLGSEEAKSFIIEKFEKDGLGKRITNYKLRDWGISRQRYWGAPIPVVHCKCCGVVPEKEENLPIALPEDVEITGEGNPLDKHPTWKFTKCPKCGQDAIRETDTMDTFVESSWYFARFASDEKSWEQKALDEKSVNYWMNVDQYIGGIEHAILHLLYARFFQKVLRDLGYLRDDEPFENLLTQGMVLKDGKKMSKSKGNVVDPDDIINRYGADTARLFILFAAPPQKELEWNDSAVEGAFRFLNRLWEKAQTIKKIDKLPEIDHESLSKDEKFARLKIYEALKKSTEVFGDTFAFNTLIAACMEALNAINAQDNENVNAEGFFIILNLLEPIVPHIANELSEELFGRKNFTKIAVKEEVFVKDSIALAVTVNGKKRAEFEVAASESESEILKQAKQNVAKWLEGKEILKEIYIKGKLVNFVIKG from the coding sequence ATGGCTGAGAAGAGAAAATATGAGCCTTTAAAGATAGAAAAAAAATGGCAAGAAATTTGGGATAAAAATGAAGAATTTGAGCCAAAAGACGACTTAAGCTTGCCAAAAAAATATATCCTAAGTATGTTTCCATATCCAAGCGGACGCATACATATGGGGCATGTGAGAAACTACTCTATCGGCGATGCGCTGGCTAGATCATATAGAAAAAGCGGCTACAACGTGCTTCATCCTATCGGATTTGATAGCTTTGGTATGCCAGCTGAAAACGCAGCCATAAAACATAAAATTCATCCTAAAATTTGGACTTATGAAAACATCGACTATATGAAAAAAGAGCTTGCAAGCCTTGGCTTTTCGTTTTCTAAAAAGAGAATTTTAGCCACATCTGACCCACTTTACACAAAGTGGGAGCAAAGCTTTTTTATAAAGATGTTTGAAAAAGGGCTTGTTTATAGAAAAAACGCCATCGTAAACTGGTGTGAATACGATCAAACCGTGCTTGCAAACGAGCAGGTTGAAGACGGCAAATGCTGGAGATGCGGTAATGATGTGGTGCAAAAAGAGCTTCCAGGATATTACTTTAACATCACAAAATACGCTAGCGAGCTACTTGATGATCTAAAGCTTCTTGAGGGCAAATGGCCAAATCAAGTCATCACAATGCAAGAAAACTGGATCGGTAGAAGCTACGGCTTGGAGTTTAAATTTAGCCTTGATGAGGCATCAAAAGAGACTTTGGGTGCTAAATTTGATGGCTTTGAGGTATTTACAACAAGACCTGATACGATTTATGGCGTTAGCTATACAGCCCTTGCGCCAGAGCATCCTATCGTAAAAGCGCTTCTTGAAAGTGATAAATTTGATGAAAGCAAGAAGGCAAAGATAAAAGCAATACTTAATCAAAGCCCAAGAGAGCGCCAAGCAAGCGATAAAGATGGAGAATTTTTAGGAATTTACGTCGTTCATCCACTCACAAATGAAAAGATCCCAGTTTGGGTTGCAAATTTCATCCTAGCTGACTACGGCAGTGGCGCTATCATGGCTGTTCCTGCGCACGATCAAAGGGACTTCGAGTTTGCAAGCAAATTTAATCTACCTATAAAACTTGTCGTAAAGCCACTTGAGGGTGAGAGTGATGGCTCTAAGGCATATTCGGAGTATGGAATTTCTATAAATTCTGAGCTGATAAATGGTCTTGGCTCAGAGGAGGCCAAAAGCTTTATAATAGAGAAATTTGAAAAAGATGGTCTTGGCAAAAGGATCACAAACTATAAATTAAGAGATTGGGGAATTTCTCGCCAAAGATACTGGGGTGCGCCAATACCTGTCGTGCACTGCAAATGCTGCGGCGTAGTGCCTGAAAAAGAGGAAAATTTACCTATCGCACTGCCTGAAGATGTCGAGATCACAGGCGAGGGCAACCCGCTTGATAAACATCCAACTTGGAAATTTACAAAGTGTCCAAAATGCGGCCAAGACGCGATCAGAGAGACTGATACGATGGATACATTCGTAGAGAGTAGCTGGTATTTTGCTAGATTTGCAAGTGATGAGAAGAGTTGGGAGCAAAAAGCACTTGATGAAAAGAGCGTGAATTATTGGATGAACGTAGATCAGTATATCGGCGGTATCGAGCATGCGATCTTGCACCTTTTGTACGCTAGATTTTTCCAAAAGGTCTTAAGAGACCTTGGCTATCTAAGAGACGATGAGCCGTTTGAAAATTTGCTAACTCAAGGCATGGTCTTAAAAGATGGCAAAAAGATGAGTAAAAGCAAGGGCAACGTCGTAGATCCTGATGATATCATAAATAGATACGGCGCTGATACAGCAAGGCTCTTTATCCTATTTGCTGCTCCTCCTCAAAAAGAGCTTGAGTGGAACGACAGCGCAGTTGAGGGCGCATTTAGGTTTTTAAATAGGCTTTGGGAGAAGGCGCAAACTATCAAAAAGATAGATAAACTGCCTGAGATAGATCACGAAAGCTTAAGTAAAGATGAAAAATTTGCAAGGCTTAAAATTTATGAAGCGCTTAAAAAATCAACCGAGGTTTTTGGCGATACATTTGCTTTTAACACTTTAATCGCTGCTTGTATGGAGGCACTAAACGCTATAAATGCGCAGGATAATGAGAATGTAAATGCTGAGGGCTTTTTCATCATCTTAAATTTACTAGAGCCTATCGTGCCACATATTGCAAATGAGCTTAGCGAAGAACTTTTTGGCAGAAAAAATTTCACAAAGATAGCTGTGAAAGAAGAGGTCTTTGTAAAAGATAGCATCGCTCTTGCAGTTACAGTTAATGGCAAGAAAAGGGCTGAGTTTGAAGTAGCAGCAAGCGAAAGTGAGAGTGAAATTTTAAAACAAGCTAAGCAAAATGTGGCTAAATGGCTTGAAGGAAAAGAAATTTTAAAAGAGATTTATATAAAAGGCAAATTAGTAAATTTTGTCATTAAAGGATAA
- a CDS encoding Mur ligase family protein has protein sequence MSLAKFLDGKPLYYKEIDYGRIIRAYDTIKGHLKPFKIIHIIGTNGKGSTGRFLAQILSQNGAKVGHYTSPHIFKFNERFWLNGEVASDEILERAHERLQALLSDEYKIKTSYFEYMTLLSAVLFEGCDYFVCEAGMGGVLDATNVFEKELSIFTPIGFDHTAILGNSLEEISRTKFEAMGKRAILNDEMNEISVAIAKEIASEKGATLSFPREILTKENLNEIANYADKFNLPEFLRSNLTLAYAAAKILDSSIDIKRLGALSLRGRCEKIASNLYVDVGHNELGAKAVAKKFSQEEFSGKKLTLVYNSFLDKDFKAVLAALKPVIEDVLLYHYHCEGRELGGELINKALNELEISHREFEPSDMNDTKEAKNGKIYLAFGSFHLAEAFLKEYYASKGL, from the coding sequence ATGAGCCTAGCTAAATTTCTTGATGGCAAGCCACTTTACTACAAAGAGATCGACTATGGTAGGATCATAAGGGCTTATGATACGATCAAAGGTCATCTAAAGCCTTTTAAGATAATCCACATCATCGGCACAAATGGCAAAGGTAGTACAGGTCGCTTTTTAGCACAAATTTTAAGCCAAAATGGTGCAAAAGTAGGCCACTACACGAGCCCACATATATTTAAATTTAATGAGCGATTTTGGCTAAATGGCGAGGTCGCTAGTGATGAAATTTTAGAGAGAGCTCACGAGCGTTTGCAAGCTCTTTTAAGCGACGAGTACAAGATAAAAACGAGCTATTTTGAGTATATGACGCTGCTTTCTGCGGTGCTTTTTGAGGGTTGCGACTACTTTGTCTGCGAGGCTGGCATGGGCGGTGTGCTGGATGCGACAAATGTCTTTGAAAAAGAGCTAAGCATATTTACTCCGATCGGCTTTGACCACACGGCGATATTAGGCAATAGCTTAGAAGAAATTTCACGCACGAAATTTGAAGCCATGGGCAAAAGAGCTATTTTAAATGATGAGATGAACGAGATAAGTGTGGCTATCGCAAAAGAGATCGCAAGCGAAAAAGGCGCAACTCTGAGCTTTCCAAGAGAAATTTTAACCAAAGAGAATTTAAACGAGATCGCAAACTACGCAGATAAATTTAATCTACCAGAGTTTTTACGCTCAAATTTAACTCTAGCCTACGCCGCAGCTAAAATTTTAGATAGCAGCATAGATATCAAAAGGCTTGGCGCTTTATCGCTTCGTGGTAGATGTGAAAAGATCGCTTCAAATTTATATGTTGATGTCGGTCACAACGAGCTTGGCGCAAAGGCTGTGGCTAAGAAATTTAGTCAAGAAGAGTTTAGCGGCAAGAAGCTAACGCTAGTTTATAACTCGTTTTTAGATAAAGATTTCAAGGCAGTTTTGGCAGCTCTAAAGCCAGTCATTGAGGACGTGCTGCTTTATCACTACCACTGCGAGGGCAGGGAGCTTGGCGGAGAGCTCATAAACAAAGCGTTAAATGAGCTTGAAATTTCGCATAGAGAGTTTGAACCAAGCGATATGAACGATACAAAAGAGGCAAAAAACGGCAAAATTTACCTAGCATTTGGCTCGTTTCACCTAGCCGAAGCCTTTTTAAAAGAGTACTATGCAAGCAAAGGTCTATGA
- the lptE gene encoding LPS assembly lipoprotein LptE, translated as MRYFLAFFIAIFICGCGYKPVSKISQDLVGDRVYVDVIISKEEPKNSVWIKDAVKEGMVARLHKSLSSKDSADTSIIVSVQNLTYEAIIYDEYGYITSYKALLTLNYKTKFKDGRVIDIPATGEYDFSVARRQKSVRYADSVISDTQKYEAIKEASKEAFDEYIANLAVKGYKNGSSNR; from the coding sequence TTGAGATATTTTTTAGCGTTTTTTATTGCTATATTTATCTGCGGATGTGGCTATAAACCAGTTTCAAAGATCTCGCAGGATTTGGTGGGAGATAGAGTTTATGTTGATGTTATCATCAGCAAAGAAGAGCCAAAAAATAGTGTCTGGATAAAAGATGCAGTAAAAGAGGGCATGGTCGCAAGGTTGCATAAATCACTATCAAGCAAAGATAGCGCTGATACTTCGATAATTGTCTCAGTGCAAAATTTAACCTATGAAGCGATAATCTATGATGAATACGGCTATATCACATCTTATAAAGCTCTTTTAACTCTAAACTATAAAACCAAATTTAAAGATGGTCGCGTCATAGATATACCTGCTACTGGCGAGTATGATTTTAGTGTGGCAAGACGTCAAAAGAGCGTAAGATACGCAGATAGTGTCATTAGCGATACTCAAAAGTATGAAGCTATAAAAGAGGCTTCAAAAGAGGCGTTTGATGAGTACATCGCAAATTTAGCTGTAAAAGGATATAAAAATGGCAGCAGTAACCGTTAG
- a CDS encoding DUF6394 family protein gives MNWGKVIYIFFALMSLTTTAEFLYDKNEIALFVAASINLVSTLLKIGVKNLLSAELFASSLVADLHLIPAFVILQVSENATLSYSLAIGAVIANIFSLALVLIESSKSQEEF, from the coding sequence ATGAACTGGGGAAAAGTTATCTACATATTTTTTGCGTTGATGAGTCTTACGACTACGGCGGAGTTTTTATATGATAAAAACGAGATCGCCCTTTTTGTGGCAGCTAGTATAAATTTAGTTTCTACGCTACTTAAGATTGGCGTTAAAAATTTACTATCAGCTGAGCTTTTTGCTAGCTCGCTGGTTGCTGATTTGCACCTTATACCAGCTTTTGTCATTTTGCAAGTATCTGAAAATGCAACGCTTAGCTATTCATTAGCTATTGGCGCAGTCATTGCAAATATATTTTCACTAGCCTTGGTACTAATAGAATCAAGCAAATCACAAGAAGAATTTTAG
- the secD gene encoding protein translocase subunit SecD yields MRNARVTYRLIILILALIFGFGFSVPSFFQTQSGAKISLGLDLQGGLHMLLGVETNEAIHSKIKSIAGSINYYAKKEDVLIDKFKIKEDSVDFALLDSDEAPKVDKALAEIKGLDIKKDGLNYHITLTEQERLDTIEYAISQAVETIRNRLDQFGLAEPTVARQGKDNILVELPGIKTEEDEQRARDLIAKAAHLQLMAVDDKRQDQANTMSEAEAESYGDVIFKDAKNDRVKYVVKNIPVLDGSMLTDAKVAFSQQNNLPIINFTLNSEGARIFGDFTGANVGKRLAIVLDGKVYSAPVINERIGGGSGQISGGFTLDEAHDVAIALRSGALLAPVKMLEKRSVGPSLGQESINQSMVALAAGSILVVLFMLVYYGISGVFANIALVADVVILVAVMALFGATLTLPGMAGIVLTIGMAVDANVIINERIRELLREGVAIRTAVQKGYEHAMSAIIDSNLTTIITVAVLYAYGTGPVKGFAVTMAIGIMASMLTAILGTHGMFDAVMDKIEKSGNTRLWFGYKRS; encoded by the coding sequence TAGGCTGATTATCTTAATATTAGCCTTGATTTTTGGTTTTGGCTTTTCGGTGCCATCTTTTTTTCAGACTCAAAGTGGAGCTAAAATTTCATTAGGACTTGACCTTCAAGGTGGTCTTCATATGCTTCTTGGTGTTGAAACTAACGAGGCTATCCACTCTAAGATCAAATCAATCGCTGGAAGTATAAATTATTATGCTAAAAAAGAAGATGTGCTTATTGATAAATTTAAGATAAAAGAAGATAGTGTTGATTTTGCGCTGCTTGATAGTGACGAGGCTCCAAAAGTTGATAAGGCACTTGCTGAGATAAAAGGGCTTGATATCAAAAAAGATGGTCTAAACTATCACATCACTCTAACAGAGCAAGAGAGGCTTGATACGATCGAGTATGCGATCTCTCAAGCTGTTGAGACCATTAGAAACAGACTTGATCAGTTTGGTTTAGCTGAGCCAACAGTTGCTAGACAAGGTAAAGACAATATCCTAGTCGAACTTCCTGGCATAAAGACTGAAGAAGATGAGCAAAGAGCGAGAGATCTTATCGCAAAGGCTGCTCACTTGCAGCTTATGGCAGTTGATGACAAAAGACAAGATCAGGCAAATACGATGAGCGAGGCTGAGGCCGAAAGCTATGGTGATGTGATCTTTAAAGATGCTAAAAATGACCGCGTAAAATACGTCGTTAAAAATATCCCAGTGCTTGATGGCTCGATGCTAACTGATGCAAAGGTCGCATTCTCTCAGCAAAACAACCTACCGATCATAAATTTCACACTAAATTCAGAAGGCGCTAGAATTTTTGGTGATTTTACTGGCGCAAATGTGGGTAAAAGGCTTGCTATCGTGCTTGACGGCAAGGTCTATTCAGCTCCAGTTATAAACGAAAGAATAGGTGGCGGCAGCGGCCAGATTAGCGGTGGTTTTACCCTTGATGAAGCTCACGACGTAGCGATCGCACTTAGAAGTGGCGCACTTTTAGCACCTGTGAAGATGCTAGAAAAAAGAAGCGTTGGCCCATCTTTAGGCCAAGAGAGCATCAATCAAAGCATGGTTGCTCTTGCTGCTGGATCTATTTTAGTCGTGCTATTTATGCTAGTTTATTACGGAATTTCAGGCGTTTTTGCAAATATCGCACTAGTTGCGGATGTCGTTATATTGGTCGCTGTCATGGCGCTTTTTGGAGCGACGCTTACTCTGCCAGGTATGGCTGGTATCGTGCTAACTATCGGTATGGCTGTTGATGCAAACGTCATCATAAATGAGCGTATCCGCGAGCTTTTGCGTGAAGGCGTGGCGATAAGAACAGCTGTTCAAAAGGGATATGAGCACGCTATGAGTGCGATCATCGACTCAAACTTGACTACTATCATCACAGTTGCGGTGCTTTATGCTTATGGCACTGGTCCAGTTAAGGGCTTTGCTGTGACAATGGCGATAGGAATCATGGCGTCGATGCTAACGGCCATTTTAGGCACTCACGGCATGTTTGATGCAGTCATGGATAAGATAGAAAAAAGCGGAAATACCAGACTTTGGTTTGGTTATAAAAGGAGCTAG
- the secF gene encoding protein translocase subunit SecF, whose amino-acid sequence MQIFTKAKVYDFMRFRFASLALSIFLFVGSIFLLATKGLNYGIDFSGGTLIQLKYDTKAPLDKIRDAFGTNEVLKNASVTEFGSEDEAVIRFSGSSSNLTGDIGTEIKQILKDTGNFEVRRVDIVGPKVGDELRQKGLMALGISLIGVLLYITFRFEWRFALAAIATEIHDIVITVGAISLFDIDVNLDTLAAVLTVLGYSLNDTIIIFDRIREGIKESKRTDIEGVINESVSATLSRTILTSATTMMTVVVLFLFGGDMIHGFSFILIVGIVIGTISSIYISSPFLIWFKFSIEHFRAREAEKQRIKKERDKERAMFEKGVV is encoded by the coding sequence ATGCAAATTTTTACTAAGGCAAAAGTTTATGATTTTATGCGGTTTAGATTTGCTTCATTGGCACTTTCTATATTTTTATTTGTTGGCTCGATCTTTTTGCTTGCAACAAAGGGTCTAAACTACGGCATCGACTTCTCTGGTGGTACGCTTATACAGCTAAAATACGACACCAAAGCGCCACTTGATAAAATTCGCGATGCTTTTGGCACAAATGAAGTGCTTAAAAACGCCTCTGTTACTGAGTTTGGAAGCGAAGATGAGGCTGTTATTAGATTTTCAGGATCAAGTTCAAATTTAACTGGCGACATCGGTACTGAGATAAAACAAATTTTAAAAGATACTGGAAATTTTGAAGTAAGACGTGTTGATATCGTTGGTCCAAAGGTTGGTGACGAGCTTAGGCAAAAGGGCTTGATGGCTCTTGGAATTTCACTAATTGGCGTGCTTCTTTATATCACATTTAGATTTGAGTGGAGATTTGCGCTTGCTGCGATCGCAACTGAAATTCACGATATAGTCATAACTGTTGGTGCTATTTCGCTATTTGACATTGATGTAAATTTGGACACGCTAGCAGCTGTTTTAACGGTGCTTGGCTACTCGCTAAACGATACGATCATCATTTTTGACAGGATCAGAGAAGGCATAAAAGAGAGCAAGAGGACTGATATCGAGGGCGTTATCAACGAGTCAGTCTCAGCCACACTTTCAAGAACCATCCTAACTTCAGCCACTACGATGATGACTGTTGTTGTGCTATTTTTGTTTGGCGGAGATATGATACATGGGTTTTCATTTATTCTTATCGTTGGTATAGTTATAGGAACGATCAGCTCGATCTACATCTCATCACCATTTCTTATCTGGTTTAAATTTAGCATCGAGCATTTTAGAGCTAGAGAGGCTGAAAAGCAAAGGATCAAAAAAGAGCGTGATAAAGAGCGTGCTATGTTTGAAAAAGGCGTTGTGTAA
- a CDS encoding GGDEF domain-containing protein produces the protein MAAVTVSQIVKEALSEIKDRHLMLTPENYTEVYNEISKKYGFTTEESKKIEKYISRLGDDYKAQAISLHIKTVDEFVAFMTARLSHGAKNGATQVVDDKKLKSLNAFARRILQAISMLHNKDAKALAEQGMQLLARRYDEKNLEEMCLKWFDFVSSYDTDFLDFLKYYGVRDFDDLRTMSAELEKFLSQKNESGEENALVELLNFALEPSITKELGEELSTIRNVLKQNPQSLNSKEFQEKIKTFVDRRIEEDRTEIIEKVGSINNILQNIGDRISDIAASSKSSSAKAQSIKNDLKKVNLNENSIDHVKNMLIEIASALEIESKELGLEMNSKQATISELQNRVTSLEKELEAAKLESKEDFLTKVATKRALMSEIQRIEEAYKRYGTDYSICFVDIDFFKKINDTYGHEAGDVILSAVAQVLKKNARKVDFVGRYGGEEFVILLPSTSLKDGVRFGDKLRSMIENFKFIYKNERIKVTISSGVATRSANLSDTMTLEGADKMLYLSKEGGRNQVMPKIIEEK, from the coding sequence ATGGCAGCAGTAACCGTTAGTCAAATAGTCAAGGAAGCCTTAAGCGAGATAAAAGATCGCCATTTGATGCTAACGCCAGAAAATTACACCGAAGTTTATAATGAAATTTCTAAAAAATATGGATTTACAACCGAAGAGAGCAAAAAGATAGAAAAATATATCTCAAGGCTTGGTGATGACTACAAGGCGCAAGCTATAAGTCTTCATATAAAAACGGTTGATGAGTTTGTAGCTTTTATGACCGCTAGGCTCTCTCATGGTGCTAAAAATGGCGCAACCCAAGTGGTCGATGATAAAAAGTTAAAGTCACTAAATGCCTTTGCAAGAAGAATTCTCCAAGCCATCTCTATGCTTCACAACAAAGACGCAAAAGCTCTAGCGGAGCAGGGCATGCAGCTACTTGCTAGAAGATATGATGAGAAAAATCTTGAAGAGATGTGCCTTAAATGGTTTGACTTTGTAAGCTCTTATGACACTGATTTTTTGGACTTTTTGAAATATTATGGCGTGAGAGACTTTGACGATCTAAGGACTATGAGCGCTGAGCTTGAGAAATTTCTCTCTCAAAAAAATGAGAGCGGCGAAGAAAACGCTTTAGTTGAGCTTTTAAATTTTGCCCTTGAGCCTTCTATCACAAAAGAGCTTGGCGAAGAGCTTAGCACCATTAGAAACGTTTTAAAACAAAATCCACAAAGCCTAAATAGCAAAGAATTTCAAGAGAAGATAAAAACCTTTGTCGATCGCAGGATCGAAGAAGATAGAACCGAGATCATCGAAAAAGTGGGCTCGATAAATAACATCTTGCAAAACATAGGCGATAGAATTTCTGACATCGCAGCTAGCTCAAAAAGTAGCTCAGCTAAGGCGCAAAGCATCAAAAACGACCTTAAAAAGGTAAATTTAAATGAAAATAGCATAGATCATGTAAAAAACATGCTCATTGAGATCGCTAGTGCTTTGGAGATCGAGAGCAAGGAGCTTGGCCTTGAGATGAACAGCAAGCAAGCGACCATTTCTGAGCTTCAAAACAGGGTCACAAGCTTAGAAAAAGAGCTTGAAGCTGCTAAGCTTGAGAGTAAAGAGGACTTTTTAACTAAAGTGGCCACAAAAAGAGCTTTGATGAGTGAAATTCAGCGTATCGAAGAAGCCTATAAGCGTTATGGCACGGACTATTCTATCTGCTTTGTTGATATTGATTTCTTTAAAAAGATAAATGACACCTATGGCCACGAAGCTGGCGATGTGATCCTTTCAGCCGTGGCTCAAGTGCTTAAGAAAAATGCTAGAAAGGTTGATTTTGTCGGTAGATATGGCGGTGAGGAATTTGTCATTTTGCTACCAAGTACGAGCCTAAAAGATGGAGTTAGATTTGGCGATAAGCTAAGAAGTATGATAGAAAATTTTAAATTTATCTATAAAAATGAGCGCATCAAAGTTACCATTAGCTCTGGTGTGGCTACAAGAAGCGCAAATTTAAGCGACACGATGACACTTGAAGGCGCTGATAAGATGCTCTATCTCTCAAAAGAGGGCGGCAGAAACCAAGTCATGCCAAAGATAATCGAGGAAAAATGA